Proteins from a genomic interval of Anatilimnocola floriformis:
- the feoB gene encoding ferrous iron transport protein B, with protein MTAAATSPATISVALIGNPNTGKSTLFNALSGGRVRTGNYPGVTVEKKSGRAEFHGRQFRLVDLPGTYSLAPKSPDEMVAVDVLLGRRKDEPQPDVVLCIVDASNLERNFYLLSQVLDLGLPAVVAVNMMDLAESRGVKISLDKLAAKVPVQFVAVQANQGKGINELKQALAAAAEKPATKIDSPFPAAFQEEVRKLSVLTQKNAEPLPRYLAERLLLDTSGYLAGAELPGVSQELLKELPAARERLKQAGAPVPAVEAMARYQWAGEVLKSAVARPKERTDTFSDKVDRVLTHRVYGTLVFMVVMFVLFQSVSWIAEPAGAATDWLVGAAGDFVKWLIPAGPLQSLLANGVVAGVGGVIVFLPQILTLFLFIAILEDCGYMARAAYLMDKLMVRVGLSGKSFIPLLTSFSCAIPGIMAARVIENRRDRLVTMLVAPLMSCSARIPVYVLLIETFFPDRTWLWGVISLKGLVYLAMYSLGAVVGIGIAWLLKLTILRGPTPPFVLELPSYKWPGPWIVLHRMFEQGWAFVYRAGTLILLVQIVVWALAYYPHDERVLAAGVRDREAALLAEVEPLKQDFEEYDAKLNAAKISDKEKEKDSAYVAKKEAFEAKQAELDDVQGHIAGTLLENSYLGRAGKAIEPAVKPLGWDWKLGSAAIASFPAREVIVATLGTIYNLGEGAEADSTPLHEQLKDAKWDGTDKPVYTRPVALSVMVFFALCAQCASTLAIMKRETGSYWWPIFTFFYMTGLAYVGAFIAYQGGTWLGL; from the coding sequence ATGACTGCAGCGGCAACTTCCCCGGCGACGATCAGCGTCGCCCTGATTGGTAATCCCAACACTGGCAAGAGCACTCTCTTCAACGCTCTCTCGGGCGGCCGCGTTCGCACCGGAAACTATCCGGGCGTTACGGTCGAAAAAAAGTCAGGCCGAGCAGAGTTCCACGGCCGGCAATTTCGGCTTGTCGATCTCCCGGGCACTTACAGTCTCGCGCCGAAGTCGCCCGATGAAATGGTCGCGGTCGATGTGCTCCTCGGCCGTCGCAAAGACGAGCCGCAGCCCGATGTGGTGCTGTGCATCGTCGATGCGAGCAATCTCGAACGCAATTTTTATCTGCTGAGTCAGGTTCTCGATCTGGGGCTGCCGGCGGTCGTTGCGGTCAACATGATGGACCTCGCCGAATCGCGCGGCGTGAAGATCTCGCTCGATAAGTTGGCCGCCAAAGTGCCGGTGCAGTTTGTTGCGGTGCAAGCGAATCAGGGAAAGGGAATCAACGAGCTGAAGCAAGCGCTCGCCGCGGCTGCAGAAAAGCCGGCGACGAAAATCGACAGCCCGTTTCCGGCGGCATTTCAGGAGGAAGTGCGCAAGCTGTCCGTGCTGACGCAGAAGAACGCCGAACCACTGCCCCGCTATCTCGCTGAGCGCTTGTTGCTCGACACCAGCGGCTATCTCGCCGGTGCGGAATTGCCGGGTGTTTCGCAGGAATTGCTCAAAGAACTTCCCGCCGCTCGCGAACGATTGAAGCAGGCCGGCGCGCCGGTTCCCGCTGTCGAAGCCATGGCCCGCTATCAATGGGCTGGCGAAGTGCTGAAGTCCGCGGTCGCGCGCCCGAAAGAACGGACCGATACGTTCAGCGATAAGGTCGATCGTGTCTTGACGCACCGCGTTTATGGCACGCTCGTCTTTATGGTGGTGATGTTTGTTCTCTTCCAATCTGTGTCGTGGATCGCCGAACCGGCCGGAGCTGCCACCGATTGGTTGGTCGGCGCAGCGGGGGATTTCGTCAAATGGCTCATCCCCGCTGGTCCGCTGCAATCGCTCCTCGCGAATGGCGTGGTGGCCGGAGTCGGTGGCGTGATCGTGTTCTTGCCGCAGATTCTCACGCTGTTTCTTTTCATCGCCATCCTCGAAGACTGCGGCTACATGGCCCGCGCTGCGTACCTGATGGACAAGCTGATGGTCCGCGTCGGCTTGAGCGGCAAGAGTTTCATTCCGCTCCTCACTTCGTTTTCGTGCGCTATCCCCGGCATCATGGCAGCCCGTGTGATTGAGAACCGCCGCGATCGCCTGGTAACGATGCTCGTTGCACCGCTTATGAGTTGCAGTGCGCGCATACCTGTGTATGTGCTGCTGATTGAAACCTTTTTTCCTGACAGGACATGGCTCTGGGGCGTCATCAGTCTCAAAGGACTCGTTTACCTCGCCATGTATTCGCTCGGCGCGGTCGTCGGCATCGGCATCGCCTGGCTGTTGAAACTGACGATTCTCCGCGGCCCCACTCCGCCGTTCGTCCTCGAACTGCCGAGCTACAAATGGCCTGGCCCTTGGATCGTTTTGCATCGCATGTTTGAGCAAGGTTGGGCGTTTGTCTATCGCGCGGGAACGCTCATTTTGCTGGTGCAAATCGTCGTCTGGGCCTTGGCATATTATCCGCACGATGAGCGTGTGCTCGCCGCCGGCGTGCGCGATCGCGAAGCAGCTTTGCTGGCGGAAGTGGAACCGTTGAAGCAAGATTTCGAAGAGTACGATGCGAAGCTGAATGCCGCAAAAATCAGCGACAAAGAAAAGGAGAAGGACTCTGCCTACGTCGCCAAAAAAGAAGCCTTTGAAGCCAAGCAAGCAGAGCTCGACGACGTGCAGGGACACATCGCTGGCACACTGCTTGAAAACAGTTACCTCGGCCGCGCGGGCAAAGCCATCGAACCCGCCGTCAAACCGCTCGGCTGGGATTGGAAGCTCGGCTCAGCTGCCATCGCTTCGTTCCCTGCGCGAGAAGTGATAGTGGCGACTCTGGGCACCATCTATAACCTGGGCGAAGGTGCTGAAGCAGATTCGACGCCGCTGCACGAACAACTCAAAGACGCCAAATGGGACGGCACCGACAAACCGGTTTACACTCGGCCCGTCGCGCTGTCGGTGATGGTGTTCTTCGCGCTGTGTGCTCAGTGCGCGTCGACCCTGGCCATCATGAAACGCGAAACTGGCTCCTATTGGTGGCCGATCTTCACGTTCTTCTACATGACCGGCCTGGCCTACGTTGGCGCGTTCATCGCCTATCAAGGCGGCACTTGGCTGGGGCTGTGA
- a CDS encoding FeoA family protein: MRTLAQLAVGESATVASVTDADEISIRLMEMGLIPGTELTVLGVAPLGDPLEIEVRGYRLSIRKSEAARVQLTT, translated from the coding sequence ATGAGAACTCTCGCGCAGCTCGCGGTCGGCGAATCGGCCACCGTCGCCTCCGTGACCGACGCCGATGAGATCAGCATTCGCCTGATGGAAATGGGGCTGATCCCCGGCACTGAATTGACCGTGCTCGGCGTCGCGCCGCTGGGTGATCCTCTGGAAATCGAAGTTCGCGGCTACCGCCTCAGCATTCGCAAGAGCGAAGCCGCCCGCGTGCAATTGACGACCTAA
- a CDS encoding FeoA family protein, translating into MDLIPLQMLPAGQAARIDHLLGDPNDVQRLQEMGLREGASIEMVQPGSPCIVRLGSSKVCLRDANLFQILVQPLASARSA; encoded by the coding sequence ATGGACCTCATTCCTCTGCAGATGTTGCCCGCCGGTCAGGCCGCGCGGATCGATCATTTGCTTGGCGATCCGAACGATGTGCAGCGGTTGCAGGAGATGGGCCTGCGCGAAGGTGCCAGTATCGAAATGGTCCAGCCTGGCAGCCCCTGCATCGTGCGACTCGGCAGCTCGAAGGTTTGTTTGCGCGATGCCAACCTGTTTCAGATTCTGGTGCAGCCGCTCGCCAGCGCGAGGTCGGCATGA